A genome region from Lucilia cuprina isolate Lc7/37 chromosome 3, ASM2204524v1, whole genome shotgun sequence includes the following:
- the LOC111679881 gene encoding transmembrane protein 256 homolog yields the protein MSVTDTLHYLALGNPVSKTIIGTTASIFSKESSKTAAGKASNMSQKVMKNVMPPLWQLAGRNYNFVRLAGLSGASAVVLGAIGSHHLNIQDKPELRNVFETANRFHFFHSIALLGMPMAKYPLVSGSLMVLGTLFFSGTLYYRAFTGNKPPYARMAPLGGTCLILAWLSLLI from the exons ATGTCAGTGACTGACACTTTGCATTATTTGGCTTTAGGAAATCCCGTGAGCAAAACAATAATTGGTACAACTGCTtctatattttctaaagaaagttcAAAg ACTGCGGCCGGTAAAGCTTCCAATATGTCCCAAAAAGTTATGAAAAATGTTATGCCACCGCTGTGGCAATTGGCTGGAcgtaattataattttgtacgTTTAGCTGGTCTAAGTGGTGCTTCAGCAGTTGTCTTAGGTGCTATAGGTAGTCACCATTTGAATATCCAGGATAAACCAGAACTACGTAATGTTTTCGAGACTGCCAATCGTTTTCATTTCTTTCACTCGATTGCCTTGTTGGGCATGCCTATGGCTAAATATCCCCTAGTg TCTGGTTCTCTTATGGTCTTGGGCACTTTATTCTTCAGTGGTACTCTTTATTATCGTGCCTTTACTGGCAATAAACCTCCATATGCCCGTATGGCTCCCTTGGGTGGCACCTGTTTGATTCTAGCCTGGCTAAGTTTATTGATTTGA